In Acinetobacter pittii, one genomic interval encodes:
- a CDS encoding OmpP1/FadL family transporter: protein MKYPKLCPLTAAIVISGFSSFANAQLGQNLAVDIRSLSMGNAVTADPPGISAVHFNPAALAKIDGLQTDVQGILANFDIQREFSAPPGYNVFGYSDDPLVCNDGPEVTANICTDFKGPVRGDVEYASLYVPILKKMVDLGAGYPLAAPTAGIAYKPPGSKLTYATAIYAPLIAGFGAENGNAGNFMGQQVAVERITYLSPSFGYQVNDHLSIGASVGMSYNALAMKTDLRFPNDMIGVLRMVDDVVCGPFKDNNDMITNLLLFGLCNTQEGMDPFKKMGSLQVSMEQSLSPSYNLGLMWEPTDDFGFGMVYQSAAKMRMKGKYLINNAKAPQELIKGLNSSATGQVLAAILGLPGNVPNSESGLAAMDLEYPAHFQAGIKYKIFPDLQVNFDVGWTDYSAWDKFKFEFDRQITLLKVAKLLSNDVTDASLGLPLKFTSPWSWGIGLEYSATDRLKLRAGYEPRASAIPNDKRNTMIPINNAQLFGLGIGYRFDADTDLDLSVGFLRSRDNIPAGTSTLSNKTGVDNILLNPYAGLDVKTNTKVTVLGLNYRTKW from the coding sequence GTGAAATATCCTAAATTATGTCCTTTAACGGCGGCAATTGTTATCTCCGGTTTTTCTAGCTTTGCCAATGCTCAATTAGGACAAAACCTAGCTGTTGATATTCGTTCACTTTCGATGGGGAATGCAGTAACTGCAGATCCCCCGGGTATTAGTGCAGTTCACTTTAACCCAGCAGCTTTAGCAAAAATTGATGGGTTACAGACAGATGTACAAGGAATTCTAGCGAACTTTGATATTCAACGTGAGTTCTCGGCACCTCCCGGTTATAACGTTTTTGGCTACTCAGATGACCCTCTTGTTTGTAATGATGGTCCAGAAGTTACAGCCAATATTTGTACTGATTTTAAAGGGCCTGTACGTGGTGATGTTGAATATGCCAGCTTATATGTACCGATTCTAAAAAAAATGGTTGATCTGGGAGCTGGTTATCCACTAGCTGCCCCAACTGCAGGAATTGCTTATAAACCTCCTGGCTCAAAGTTGACCTATGCTACAGCAATTTATGCACCTTTAATTGCAGGTTTTGGCGCTGAAAATGGTAATGCTGGAAACTTCATGGGACAGCAGGTGGCTGTTGAGCGAATTACTTATTTGTCTCCATCTTTTGGCTATCAAGTAAATGATCATTTATCGATCGGTGCTTCGGTTGGTATGTCTTATAACGCTCTTGCTATGAAAACTGATTTGCGTTTTCCCAATGATATGATTGGGGTATTGCGTATGGTTGATGATGTAGTATGTGGGCCGTTTAAAGACAATAACGATATGATCACTAATCTATTGTTATTTGGTTTATGTAATACTCAAGAAGGGATGGACCCTTTTAAAAAAATGGGTTCGCTGCAAGTTTCTATGGAGCAGTCTTTAAGCCCAAGTTATAACTTGGGGTTAATGTGGGAACCAACGGACGATTTTGGCTTCGGTATGGTTTACCAAAGCGCGGCTAAAATGCGTATGAAAGGGAAATACCTGATTAATAATGCTAAGGCTCCTCAAGAATTAATTAAAGGCTTAAACTCCTCAGCTACAGGTCAGGTTCTGGCCGCTATTCTCGGTTTACCGGGAAATGTACCAAACTCTGAGTCTGGTTTGGCCGCGATGGACTTAGAATATCCTGCACACTTTCAGGCAGGGATTAAATATAAAATATTCCCTGATTTGCAAGTTAATTTTGACGTGGGTTGGACAGACTATTCGGCATGGGATAAGTTCAAATTTGAATTTGATCGACAGATTACCTTACTCAAAGTTGCCAAACTTTTATCAAATGATGTGACAGATGCTTCATTAGGATTACCTTTAAAGTTTACTTCACCATGGAGTTGGGGTATTGGTTTAGAGTATTCGGCAACAGATCGTTTGAAGTTACGTGCGGGTTATGAACCTCGTGCTAGTGCTATTCCCAATGATAAACGCAACACTATGATTCCAATTAATAATGCACAATTATTTGGTTTGGGTATTGGATATCGTTTTGATGCAGATACAGATTTGGATCTTTCAGTTGGTTTCTTACGTAGCCGCGATAATATTCCAGCAGGGACTAGTACCTTATCTAACAAAACAGGAGTTGATAATATCCTGTTAAACCCTTATGCCGGTTTGGATGTTAAAACCAATACCAAAGTTACAGTACTCGGGTTAAATTATAGAACAAAATGGTAA
- a CDS encoding C39 family peptidase: protein MLEIALGSALIYYFATEAFEIEKKPPGTVYYTETADSRNLSFRRNHIEPVQIKPAVEDQFRGIVRQAYDYSCGSAALTTLLNGYVGTSLTEQQTMSGLLQYGEYQRIIERRSFSLLDMKRFVTAIGLESGGYRGEFSDLVNLGQPAIVPISYAGFKHFVVYKAYKDGRVYVADPALGNISFDENRFKEVWDNNTLFVISVPEPQRKDLLALKDSDMRHVEDATVNRYAFVDVQYPTFNYDRLANKASTMRRVLDKDPNSATYNQPIETYMRLYYKRK from the coding sequence ATGTTAGAGATTGCTTTAGGCTCAGCATTGATATATTACTTTGCGACAGAAGCCTTCGAAATAGAAAAAAAGCCACCGGGAACTGTTTATTATACAGAGACCGCCGATTCACGTAATTTATCTTTTCGCCGTAATCATATTGAACCAGTTCAAATTAAACCAGCTGTAGAAGATCAGTTTCGAGGTATTGTTCGACAAGCATATGATTATAGCTGTGGTTCAGCCGCTCTTACGACACTTTTAAATGGTTATGTGGGCACTAGTTTGACTGAACAGCAGACCATGAGCGGCTTACTACAGTATGGCGAATATCAACGTATTATTGAGCGTCGAAGTTTCTCTTTACTTGATATGAAGCGCTTTGTAACTGCTATTGGTTTAGAAAGTGGGGGGTACCGTGGAGAATTTTCGGATTTAGTTAATCTTGGACAGCCCGCAATTGTTCCAATTTCTTATGCTGGTTTTAAGCATTTTGTCGTATATAAAGCTTATAAAGATGGACGTGTATATGTTGCTGACCCAGCATTAGGGAATATCAGCTTTGATGAAAATCGTTTTAAAGAGGTTTGGGATAATAATACATTATTTGTTATTTCTGTTCCTGAACCGCAGCGTAAAGACTTATTGGCTCTAAAAGATTCAGATATGCGTCATGTGGAAGATGCGACTGTTAACCGTTATGCCTTTGTGGATGTGCAATATCCAACATTCAATTATGACCGTTTAGCAAATAAAGCATCAACCATGCGCCGGGTACTAGATAAAGACCCAAATTCTGCAACTTATAATCAGCCAATTGAAACATATATGCGTCTTTACTATAAGCGTAAATAA
- a CDS encoding DUF6160 family protein, with protein MKMFTKLALVSSLAISANAMAMQSMDDAALSAATGQDGINIGIALGSGGISIDKLIVHDNDGLDPATGITGAAATAGAIVVSGVTVKQVDATTNLLDLKIDSVGASGTNGAFLNVAANVGAVDVHVGSIGVGTSGTLNTTTAVRGITETAPTEIISGLDLSLGAISANVQLGSTPQGAMIKVNSALKGGLTLSNFGINDAAGGGQIVLDKVMVRGAGNTTGDLDVDANISVVPTGLKIQNNSAQGMNVYVQGVHLGSNTAASIGDVEIQGLNVGTSTITISGH; from the coding sequence ATGAAAATGTTCACTAAACTTGCTTTAGTTTCTTCTTTAGCTATCAGTGCAAATGCAATGGCAATGCAGTCAATGGACGATGCTGCGCTTAGTGCTGCTACAGGTCAAGATGGTATTAATATTGGTATCGCTTTAGGTTCTGGCGGTATTTCTATCGATAAATTAATTGTTCATGATAATGATGGTTTAGATCCGGCTACAGGTATTACGGGTGCTGCAGCAACTGCGGGTGCGATTGTAGTAAGCGGAGTAACTGTTAAACAAGTTGATGCGACAACAAACTTGTTAGACCTTAAAATTGATAGCGTTGGTGCTTCAGGTACAAATGGCGCATTTTTAAACGTTGCTGCAAATGTCGGTGCGGTTGATGTACATGTGGGTTCTATTGGTGTGGGTACTTCTGGGACACTAAATACAACTACTGCTGTACGTGGTATTACTGAAACGGCTCCAACTGAAATTATCTCTGGTTTAGATTTATCTTTAGGTGCGATTTCAGCCAACGTACAATTAGGTTCTACTCCACAAGGTGCAATGATCAAAGTAAACTCTGCTTTAAAAGGTGGTTTAACTTTATCTAACTTTGGTATTAACGACGCTGCAGGTGGCGGTCAAATTGTTCTTGATAAAGTTATGGTTCGTGGCGCAGGTAATACAACTGGTGATTTAGATGTTGATGCTAATATTTCAGTTGTACCAACTGGCTTGAAAATCCAAAATAATAGTGCTCAAGGTATGAATGTTTATGTACAAGGCGTACATTTGGGTTCTAATACTGCCGCTTCAATTGGTGATGTTGAAATCCAAGGTTTAAATGTAGGGACTTCTACAATTACAATCTCAGGCCACTAA
- the pabB gene encoding anthranilate synthase component I family protein: protein MSQLKKKISLHGKNAADILKKLQGLTGLVYLNDNNNPIIGLLPQKYILFQDESYLEFQQQNFNEYRNISKLNHLIDFTQFKENNSQVNINATTSFTGGYIGFISYDFSAHQFIDIQNHIQPSLFLGQYRSFLKYIDNDWYFFSDEPDALELFSYIENRIENSISNHSKNIFELKTTIQPRWSKKQYFEAFYKIQEYIKAGDCYQINLTQEFKADFKGSLLNKATDLWSLTNAPYAGYLKLDNFELLSCSPELFIEFNQSKQIKTRPIKGTMPRYKNVEKDFISKQTLKNSQKDQAENVMIVDLLRNDLSIYANTGSVKTTKLFEIESFNQVHHMVSEIVATLKDDVNPMQMLLSALPGGSITGAPKIRAMQIIEELEEAARGAYCGTLGYFNFDGTGRWNILIRSFQQYQNQLSLWAGGGITIASNAEAEYQESLDKVSAMLNLMNSTAE from the coding sequence ATGTCTCAGTTAAAGAAAAAAATCTCTTTACATGGTAAAAATGCTGCCGATATTTTAAAAAAGTTACAAGGGTTAACTGGGCTTGTTTATTTAAATGACAATAACAATCCAATTATTGGACTTCTTCCTCAAAAATATATTCTTTTTCAAGATGAAAGTTATCTAGAGTTTCAACAACAAAATTTTAATGAATATAGAAATATATCAAAATTAAATCACTTAATAGACTTTACCCAATTCAAAGAGAATAATTCACAAGTAAATATTAACGCTACAACAAGTTTTACAGGGGGGTATATTGGTTTTATCAGTTATGATTTTTCTGCTCATCAGTTTATTGACATACAGAACCATATACAGCCCTCTTTATTTTTAGGTCAATATCGTTCTTTTTTAAAATATATAGATAATGATTGGTATTTTTTTAGTGACGAACCAGATGCACTTGAGCTATTCTCATATATTGAAAATAGAATAGAGAATTCTATTTCTAATCATTCTAAAAATATATTTGAATTAAAAACTACTATTCAGCCAAGGTGGTCTAAAAAACAATATTTTGAAGCTTTTTATAAAATACAAGAATATATTAAAGCTGGTGATTGCTATCAAATTAATTTAACCCAAGAATTTAAAGCTGATTTCAAAGGATCTTTATTAAATAAAGCAACAGATTTATGGAGTCTTACTAATGCGCCATATGCAGGATATTTAAAATTAGATAATTTTGAATTATTAAGTTGTTCCCCGGAGCTTTTTATTGAGTTCAACCAAAGTAAACAAATTAAGACAAGACCTATTAAAGGAACAATGCCTCGCTATAAAAATGTAGAAAAAGATTTTATTTCAAAACAAACCTTAAAAAACTCTCAAAAAGATCAGGCAGAGAATGTCATGATCGTTGATTTATTACGTAATGATTTGAGCATTTATGCCAATACTGGATCAGTAAAAACAACAAAACTATTTGAGATTGAAAGTTTCAATCAAGTACATCATATGGTAAGCGAGATTGTTGCGACCCTTAAAGATGATGTTAATCCTATGCAAATGCTGCTCTCTGCCTTACCTGGAGGATCAATCACAGGTGCTCCGAAAATTCGGGCAATGCAGATTATTGAAGAGTTAGAGGAAGCAGCAAGAGGTGCATATTGCGGGACATTGGGCTATTTCAATTTTGATGGAACAGGCCGCTGGAATATTCTTATCCGTAGTTTTCAACAATATCAAAATCAGCTTTCTTTATGGGCTGGTGGGGGCATTACAATTGCATCAAATGCTGAAGCAGAATATCAAGAGAGTCTTGATAAAGTCTCTGCTATGCTGAACCTAATGAACAGCACAGCAGAGTAA
- the hisC gene encoding histidinol-phosphate transaminase, protein MTLSTAQMRFWSPEVRELEPYVPGEQPKIQNLLKLNTNENPYPPSPKVVEAVQAVLTQQADALRLYPDPDATALKQAIAKQQNIEVSQVFVGNGSDEVLAHIFKAFFLQDEPILYPDITYSFYPVYSQFFGTKTKELPLNENFEIDVKDYVQPNGGVIITNPNAPTSIALGLQEIEQILKANPNRVVVIDEAYVDFGAESAVSLVNRYENLVVCQTTSKSRSLAGLRVGFAIAQPHLIAALEAVKNSFNSYPIDRFAIAAAVASFEDQAYFEEQCQKVISSREKLVDDLTTLGFKVLPSKANFIFASHSLHDAGQLAQQLREQGIIVRYFNKPRINQFLRITVGTDEQNERLVQTLKQDIL, encoded by the coding sequence ATGACTTTATCTACAGCACAAATGCGCTTTTGGAGTCCAGAAGTTCGTGAATTGGAGCCTTATGTTCCGGGTGAGCAGCCTAAAATTCAGAATTTATTGAAACTCAATACGAATGAAAATCCATATCCTCCTTCACCAAAAGTAGTTGAAGCAGTTCAAGCTGTTTTAACTCAACAAGCTGATGCATTGCGTTTATATCCAGATCCAGATGCAACAGCATTAAAGCAAGCAATTGCTAAACAACAGAATATTGAAGTATCTCAAGTTTTCGTTGGTAATGGCTCAGATGAAGTACTTGCTCATATTTTTAAAGCATTTTTTCTTCAAGATGAACCGATTCTGTATCCAGATATCACTTATAGTTTTTATCCAGTTTATAGTCAGTTCTTTGGAACAAAAACTAAAGAACTTCCACTCAATGAGAATTTTGAGATAGACGTTAAGGATTATGTGCAACCAAATGGGGGAGTTATTATTACGAACCCTAATGCACCAACAAGTATTGCCCTCGGCTTGCAAGAAATTGAACAAATCTTAAAAGCGAATCCAAATCGAGTGGTTGTGATTGATGAAGCTTATGTTGATTTTGGTGCAGAATCCGCTGTTAGTTTGGTAAACCGCTATGAGAATTTGGTGGTGTGCCAAACAACTTCAAAATCTCGGTCTCTTGCGGGTTTACGCGTTGGCTTCGCGATTGCTCAGCCTCATTTAATTGCAGCTCTTGAAGCTGTCAAAAATAGTTTTAATTCATATCCTATTGACCGTTTTGCAATTGCAGCAGCTGTAGCTTCTTTTGAAGATCAAGCTTATTTTGAAGAGCAATGCCAGAAAGTTATTTCTAGTCGTGAAAAGCTAGTAGATGATTTAACCACTTTAGGTTTTAAAGTTTTGCCATCTAAAGCGAACTTTATTTTTGCTTCACATTCATTGCATGATGCAGGCCAACTTGCACAGCAATTACGTGAGCAGGGCATTATTGTGCGCTATTTCAATAAGCCGCGTATTAATCAATTCTTACGGATTACAGTAGGAACTGATGAGCAAAATGAGCGTTTAGTACAAACATTAAAACAAGATATTCTCTAA
- the hisD gene encoding histidinol dehydrogenase, with translation MRRLSTQDQNFKQVFAELLAFETVNDLNLVQTVDQIIADVRQHGDDHVLKLTQQFDRHPAHQFSDLELSQQQLKTAFDNLNPEIRDALQLAAARIRTFHEAQKQDSWTYIDDLGNTLGQKVTPLDRVGIYVPGGLASYPSSVLMNAVPAHVAGVPEIIMVVPAPNGELNPLVLAAAYLAGVSRVFTIGGAQAVAALAYGTQTIPPVDKITGPGNRFVAAAKRAVFGQVGIDMIAGPSEILVYAEGENNADWLAMDVLSQAEHDTVAQAIFITPDEALLNAVELAIEKHLNELPKADIARTSIENRGALVLVKDRAEAIELINQVAPEHLELCLDDAEAMSEHIRHAGAIFMGRYTPEAIGDYCAGPNHVLPTSGTARFSSPLGVYDFQKRSSLIMCSKDGVKTLAKTADILAVQENLDAHARSARYRYQ, from the coding sequence ATGCGACGTTTATCGACTCAAGATCAGAACTTCAAACAGGTTTTTGCTGAGCTTTTAGCATTTGAAACCGTAAATGATCTTAATTTAGTGCAAACAGTAGATCAAATTATTGCTGATGTTCGTCAGCATGGTGATGATCATGTTTTAAAGCTCACTCAACAGTTCGATCGACATCCAGCGCATCAATTCTCAGATTTAGAATTATCTCAACAACAACTTAAAACTGCTTTTGATAATTTAAATCCAGAAATTCGCGATGCTCTTCAGTTAGCAGCAGCTCGTATTCGTACATTTCATGAAGCTCAGAAACAAGATAGCTGGACTTATATAGATGATTTGGGCAATACCTTAGGGCAAAAAGTGACACCTCTAGACCGTGTAGGTATTTATGTGCCAGGTGGTTTAGCATCTTATCCATCTTCAGTTTTAATGAATGCTGTACCAGCCCATGTTGCGGGTGTACCTGAAATTATTATGGTTGTTCCAGCACCGAATGGTGAACTAAATCCATTGGTCCTTGCGGCAGCTTACCTTGCTGGGGTTAGTCGAGTATTCACCATTGGTGGGGCACAGGCTGTAGCAGCTTTGGCTTATGGAACACAGACGATTCCACCTGTAGATAAAATTACTGGTCCAGGGAATCGTTTTGTAGCAGCTGCTAAGCGTGCTGTATTTGGCCAAGTCGGCATTGATATGATTGCTGGACCTTCTGAAATTTTAGTATATGCAGAAGGCGAGAATAATGCAGATTGGTTAGCTATGGATGTTTTATCTCAAGCTGAACATGACACAGTTGCTCAAGCTATTTTTATTACTCCAGATGAAGCTTTGCTTAATGCAGTCGAGTTGGCAATTGAAAAGCATTTAAATGAATTGCCAAAGGCAGATATTGCTCGAACTTCGATTGAAAACCGTGGTGCTTTGGTATTAGTCAAAGACCGTGCAGAAGCAATTGAATTGATTAATCAGGTTGCACCAGAGCATTTAGAACTTTGCTTAGATGATGCTGAAGCCATGAGCGAACATATTCGTCATGCTGGAGCAATTTTCATGGGACGTTATACACCTGAAGCAATTGGTGACTATTGTGCAGGTCCAAACCATGTATTGCCAACTTCTGGAACAGCTCGTTTTTCTTCTCCTTTAGGCGTTTATGATTTCCAAAAGCGTTCGAGCTTGATTATGTGTTCGAAAGATGGGGTTAAAACGTTAGCTAAAACAGCCGACATATTAGCTGTCCAAGAGAACTTGGATGCCCATGCACGCTCAGCTCGCTATCGTTATCAATAA
- the hisG gene encoding ATP phosphoribosyltransferase, which translates to MNDVRNDDPNFDVMGNFDHGLTLALSKGRILKETLPLLATAGINLLEDPEKSRKLIFPTTHKQVRILILRASDVPTYVENGAADLGVAGKDVLMEHGAQHVYELLDLKIAKCKLMTAGKVGMERPKGRLKIATKYVNLTRQYYASLGEQVDVIKLYGSMELAPLVGLGDYIVDVVDTGNTLRANGLEPLEEICKVSSRLIVNKASFKRKQTLLNPIISQLEQAVQSR; encoded by the coding sequence ATGAATGATGTAAGAAACGATGATCCTAATTTTGATGTGATGGGCAATTTTGATCATGGTTTGACCTTGGCACTTAGTAAAGGGCGTATCTTAAAAGAGACGTTACCTTTGCTAGCTACAGCGGGCATTAATTTGCTGGAAGATCCGGAAAAGTCCCGTAAACTGATTTTTCCTACTACGCATAAGCAAGTACGTATTTTGATTTTACGTGCATCTGATGTGCCTACCTATGTAGAAAATGGCGCAGCAGATCTAGGTGTAGCAGGTAAAGATGTGTTGATGGAACATGGTGCTCAGCATGTATATGAGCTACTTGACCTGAAAATCGCTAAGTGTAAATTAATGACTGCTGGTAAAGTGGGAATGGAGCGTCCAAAAGGCCGTTTAAAAATTGCCACGAAATATGTCAATCTTACACGTCAGTATTATGCAAGCTTAGGTGAGCAAGTTGATGTAATTAAACTCTATGGTTCTATGGAGTTAGCGCCTTTGGTCGGGTTGGGTGATTACATTGTGGATGTGGTCGATACTGGTAATACGCTCAGAGCGAATGGTCTTGAACCATTAGAGGAAATTTGCAAAGTTTCTTCACGTTTAATTGTGAATAAAGCTAGTTTTAAACGTAAGCAGACTCTATTAAATCCAATCATTTCACAGCTTGAGCAAGCCGTTCAATCACGTTAA
- the murA gene encoding UDP-N-acetylglucosamine 1-carboxyvinyltransferase, translating into MDKFLITGGVKLEGEVRISGAKNAALPLLAATILADSPITITNVPNLKDVNTLVKLIGGLGVTIGYENDTVKADTSTLDNQFAPYELVKTMRASILVLGPLLARYGNAKVSLPGGCAIGSRPVDQHLKALEALGAHIEVENGYVHASVDGRLKGGEVVFDMVTVGGTENILMAAALADGVTTIRNAAREPEITDLAQMLIKMGAKIEGIDTDTLVVTGVESLHGCEYAVVADRIETGSYLAAAAITGGRVKTTHTDPALLESVLDKFEEMGAEVTRGDDWIELDMLGKRPKAVSFRTLPHPEFPTDMQAQLMAVNAIGRGFATISETIFENRFMHVPELSRMGANIQVEGHDAIVTGVETLQAAPVMATDLRASFSLVLAALVAEGDTLIDRIYHIDRGYEHVEEKLQGLGAKIKRVS; encoded by the coding sequence ATGGATAAATTTTTAATTACGGGTGGTGTTAAGCTCGAAGGGGAAGTGCGCATTTCTGGTGCTAAAAATGCGGCTTTACCATTACTTGCTGCAACTATTCTTGCAGACTCACCAATTACGATTACCAACGTTCCAAATCTTAAAGATGTAAATACTTTGGTTAAGTTGATTGGTGGATTAGGGGTTACAATCGGCTATGAAAATGACACAGTAAAAGCTGATACCTCTACTTTAGATAATCAGTTTGCTCCTTATGAATTGGTAAAAACAATGCGTGCCTCAATTTTGGTTTTAGGGCCATTATTAGCACGCTATGGTAATGCGAAGGTTTCTTTACCAGGTGGTTGCGCAATTGGATCACGTCCAGTTGACCAGCATTTAAAAGCCTTAGAAGCTTTAGGTGCACATATTGAAGTTGAAAATGGTTATGTCCATGCTTCAGTTGACGGTCGTTTAAAAGGTGGCGAAGTTGTTTTCGATATGGTTACCGTTGGCGGTACCGAAAACATCTTGATGGCTGCTGCACTGGCTGATGGTGTTACAACTATTCGTAATGCAGCTCGTGAACCTGAGATTACTGACCTTGCTCAAATGCTCATTAAAATGGGTGCTAAGATTGAAGGTATTGATACCGATACTTTAGTTGTAACTGGAGTAGAAAGTTTGCACGGCTGTGAATATGCTGTTGTAGCTGATCGTATCGAAACAGGTTCTTATTTAGCAGCTGCTGCAATTACGGGTGGTCGTGTCAAAACTACTCATACTGACCCAGCATTACTTGAATCTGTTTTGGATAAGTTTGAAGAAATGGGTGCTGAAGTCACTCGTGGCGATGACTGGATCGAACTTGATATGTTAGGCAAACGCCCTAAAGCTGTAAGTTTTAGAACTTTGCCCCATCCAGAGTTTCCAACAGATATGCAAGCTCAGCTTATGGCTGTAAATGCTATCGGTCGTGGATTTGCAACGATTTCTGAAACAATTTTTGAAAATCGTTTTATGCATGTTCCTGAGTTGTCACGCATGGGGGCTAATATTCAGGTCGAAGGTCATGACGCAATCGTAACTGGAGTAGAAACTTTACAGGCAGCGCCTGTAATGGCAACTGATTTGCGTGCTTCATTCTCTTTAGTTTTGGCAGCTTTAGTTGCAGAGGGAGATACCTTAATCGATCGTATCTACCATATTGACCGTGGTTATGAGCATGTCGAAGAGAAACTTCAAGGTTTAGGTGCCAAAATTAAGCGAGTAAGTTAA
- the ibaG gene encoding BolA family iron metabolism protein IbaG codes for MNSEQLTQILKEAFPEAEVAVSGQAGKFDLRIVDDQFDGKRTVARQQLVYAPLNTYIASGEVHAVTIRAMTKDEWRKASLFGA; via the coding sequence ATGAATAGTGAACAGCTCACTCAAATTTTAAAAGAAGCTTTCCCTGAAGCGGAAGTAGCGGTGAGCGGACAGGCCGGAAAATTTGACCTCCGTATTGTGGATGATCAATTTGACGGTAAGCGTACTGTTGCTCGCCAACAATTAGTTTATGCACCATTAAATACTTATATTGCAAGTGGCGAAGTTCACGCGGTAACAATTCGTGCAATGACCAAAGATGAATGGCGTAAAGCAAGCCTTTTCGGAGCTTAA
- the hpf gene encoding ribosome hibernation-promoting factor, HPF/YfiA family encodes MQITIRGHHLAITPAIEENIKSKFNQLTKHLDQVNSMQIKLTKDHQIDKRSHKGSSNHVAEAIVRLPGIELFAQATADDMYTSIKKLTEKLKKQLLKYRKMQCTYSQVTVSA; translated from the coding sequence ATGCAAATAACGATTCGTGGACATCATTTAGCAATTACACCAGCTATAGAAGAAAATATTAAATCAAAATTTAATCAGTTAACGAAACATCTAGATCAGGTGAATAGTATGCAGATTAAATTAACAAAAGATCATCAAATTGATAAGCGCTCTCATAAAGGTAGTTCAAACCATGTTGCAGAGGCTATTGTAAGGTTGCCGGGAATTGAGTTGTTTGCTCAGGCAACTGCTGATGACATGTATACTTCAATTAAAAAGCTGACTGAAAAATTAAAAAAACAATTATTAAAATATCGGAAAATGCAGTGTACTTATTCGCAAGTTACTGTTTCTGCTTAA